The Saprospiraceae bacterium genomic interval AAATTCAGGCGATGCAAAATTCCTGATGGGGAGAAATAGATTCTTTTCACCCCATTAAGATGCGTTTCCAGCGGTTTCCAGAGCAGGTCGTATAAGTTGGAGAGGTTATGCGCGTGAAGGGGTTTCACACCTCGACTGGCATACAAGTTCGGAACAGTAGGTGAATTGTCAGTTGCTGTGTTACGCTGAAGCAGCGTGGCGGCCTCCTTTTCCTCAAAGAGGGCCACGAAAACAGGTTGGCTGGTGCCCGGCTGGAGTAGCAGGGCAGCATACATGATACTGTCAGTCAAACTATTGCGATGATAGCGGAACCTTACGAACTCCACAACTGCCTCGTTTGATTTGAGTTCTTGCCGGACTTCCTGCCAACGCACCTGTTTTTTTTGCTCGGAATAACCGGTAGCAATGCTGGAGAGTGCTTTTTCAAGTGTATTGGCTTTTTGTGTCAATTTGGCAACAAATTGGCTGTCAGCCTCTTCGATTGGTTTTGATAACTGAGCTGCCAGCATACGTTGACAATTTCGCAGTTCAAGGTAAGTATTTCGGGCCAATGTATCTGACAACGCTATCTGTTTGATCCAGTCGGATGCATACAACAAAATTCCTTTGTAAAACAGACTGTTATCGAAGCATGCAGACTGAATCCGCTTTCCTCCATGTTGAAACGCGAAAGACAAGATCAGATCGTTGTGAATAACATACAGATCGATATATTTTCCCAGTTCCTGTTCTGAAAGATAGGTCAATGCATTTTCCGCCATTAATTTATTGATATCGGAAAGTTCGGCATAAAGTGAGTCCGCCAGCTCTGTTTGTCCAGTCTGTTTATAAAGGTTCGCAATATATTGTAACGTCGTAGAATAATTGGATGAGATCCTGCCCTGTGTTGTTCCAAAGATGCGCAACGAGGTCAAAAGCCCGTTTCAGCACGCTGAAAATCTTCTGTTGACTGATAAAAAAGCGACAGGTTGCACAGCGTTAAAGCATAAAAGGGATGATTTTTTCCATGAACCGCTTCTGTGATTTTCAGCGACTCTAAAAAAAGGGGCAAGGCCTTGTCGAAATTCTTACGGTATGTGTACAGATTTGCAAGGTTTTCTAAAGTGCTCGCATAATCCGATTGATCTTTGCCGGCGTTTTTTTCCAGAATTGCCAAAACCTGTTTATAGAGCAGCACGGCGGTATCGAGTTCATTACGGGCGTAATAGGCAATATTTGCCAGGACATTCAAGGATTTCACATAGGCAGATGTTTCGGTCAACTCATACCTGCGGTAGAATGCCGCTACCTGCTGAATATTGTGCCAAGCGTTTTCATAATTCCCCATGTAAAAATACATCAATCCAAGGTCGTACAGATTGGAAATATATTGTACATGGTCCTTACCCAAGGTACTTTCACTAATTTGAAGTGCTTGCAAGAAAAGAGGTTCAGCTTTTTTATAGTCGGCCATGTTGGCGTAAACGCTTGCGAGCCTATTCAGCGCGTTTGCATATTCAGGAAGATTTGTCTTGTTATGGTTCTCGAGTATGCCTTTCAACTCAAGGTAATATTGTTCTGATATAGTGTACTGTCCGGTTTTGCTATAAAGCAAACCTAGGTTTATCAGGCTGCCCTGATAGTCTGGATGCAGACTGTCTAATAATCTTCTTCGGTGTTCCATCGCTTCTAGCAACAGTGGTTCTGCATCATGTAGTTTTCCGATTTTTAGGTAAAACAAACCCAGATTATTCAGGCTGACACTGTACCCCTGATGATTCGCTCCAAGTGTAATGCGACGCAATTCAAGGGATTCCCTGTAATACTGCTCTGCTTTCAGGTTTTGTCCCATGTCTTCATACAGTATTGCCAGATTGCCCAGTGTCATTGAAAAATCAGGGTGCAACCTCCCCAACACTTTTTCCCTGATCACTTTTGATTCCAGATACCATTTTTCGGCTTCCAGATAATCTCCTTTGGCATAAGAAATCCTTCCACAGTTGTAGCTAGTGCTTCCATACGCTGCGGACTCCTTACCAAGTTTTTCGAGGGTGATTTTTTCAGCTGCGGCATTCACTTCGAGGGCTTTATCAAAATCGTTCTTGGCGGTAAGCGAACGTGAAACTTTGATTAGGCTGTCAATTTGTTTTATTGCAATCGAATCAACCGATTGGGCAGAAACACAAGTTAAGGTTGATACCAGTAAATATAGAAAAGCGTATTTCATAAAGCGAGGCAACTAGTTTGTAAAAATAATTTTTTTAATAATTACAACGCTAAAATGAATATAGCCTGAATCAGGCATGAGGTTGGTTTCTTTGTGTTTATTCCACCAACACAAACCCAGCCCTAATTCAGCATGAGTGTGAGTGTGAGTGTGGGTGTGTGATTATTCGATTAATACAAATCCTGCCCTAATTCAGCATGAGTGTGAGTGTGAGTGTGAGTGTGTAATTATTCGATTAATACAAATCCTGCCCTAATTCAGCATGAGTGTGAGTGTGAGTGTGGGTGTGTGATTACTCGATCAACACAAATCCAGCCCACTGATAAGGATCCAAACCAATCTCCCGCAATTCTTTCTGCGCCGCATGAAATGCATCAGGAATCGACATCTTCTTTTCTCCGGTTGCCGAACCTTCGGCATCCAGCCATTTCTTGTAAAAAGTAGTCATCAACATTGACGTTTGCTTATC includes:
- a CDS encoding tetratricopeptide repeat protein, with product MKYAFLYLLVSTLTCVSAQSVDSIAIKQIDSLIKVSRSLTAKNDFDKALEVNAAAEKITLEKLGKESAAYGSTSYNCGRISYAKGDYLEAEKWYLESKVIREKVLGRLHPDFSMTLGNLAILYEDMGQNLKAEQYYRESLELRRITLGANHQGYSVSLNNLGLFYLKIGKLHDAEPLLLEAMEHRRRLLDSLHPDYQGSLINLGLLYSKTGQYTISEQYYLELKGILENHNKTNLPEYANALNRLASVYANMADYKKAEPLFLQALQISESTLGKDHVQYISNLYDLGLMYFYMGNYENAWHNIQQVAAFYRRYELTETSAYVKSLNVLANIAYYARNELDTAVLLYKQVLAILEKNAGKDQSDYASTLENLANLYTYRKNFDKALPLFLESLKITEAVHGKNHPFYALTLCNLSLFYQSTEDFQRAETGF